CCAAAACAGAGGCGCGTGTGAGTGATGCAGCGTGACAGCGGAGCTGCAGAGTCTGGACCTCCCGCTGTGACTCACTGGGCTTGTTGTCCTTTCCTTTACTGGTGACGGTGAGCGTGTGGATGTAGAGGCGCAGGTACCAGGGCAccgactccagcagcagcaccgggaAAGACCTGTACGGGTGGTTGTTGTACATCAGCGTGTGGATTTCGCCCATGTGCAGCCCATAACCGGCCACGTAACGCTCGGCGTGCAGTAGGGGACGCAGCATGTCACCTGCAATAGGAGCGGAGTTAGGAGCTTCACAGGAAATTTAAAGTTTTCTGCTCTAAAATCAAAAGAACCTTGCATCACTTGGCCATAACAACTGATTTCATGTACCCCTTCATGTCTGCATGGTTTATTAAAGCAACAAGACTCCTGGAGCGTCTGTTACTGCTCCTACTTACCCTCGTTGGATTTCCAGCGGATCAGCAGGTTCAGGGAATGTGTCATGCCAAAGGTGCTCTGTTGTTTCAGGTCGTAGACAGAAAAGGTTCGCCTGTCCCCCAGTGCCACAGCCTGGCTcagcagagaggtggggggacTCAGCTCGAGCTGCTCGCCCTGAATAACAGAAAGCATCACACATGTGGGCAGGAAGAAACGGCCCCCGCAATGCAGCGAAGCTATAAATCTGCACACTGCCGAGGTGGTTCAGTCTCATCCCGGTGGTGCCATAAGCTTGAGACAGGTAAAAGGACAAACCTGTGGGCTGTCGGTGATGTCCACGTAGATCTTGCTGGAGGAGGCCAGTGGACAAGCTTCAGTCAGGGTCCGTGAAAACATCTTAAACAGAGACCACTCTGGAGGAACACATGTTTTAGATCAAATTAAAACACATGACTTCAATCAGTTGCAGCAGATGGTGGTTTTTCATGCAGTGGTCCTGATTATTTGGCACCGATACTGTCCCCTGGTGGAAAGGTAATGCTGCTTTCACGTTACcataaaagcagcttaaacGCTATTTAATTCCCCTAATTCCTCATTTCTTCAAACTCTCCTCAAAACAACATTAACAACATCCACGTTTCTCTCAGTTGTAGCATTTAAAATCTGTATTTGCTCTAAATGTAACCAGAAATCCTGGTATCCGAATCCATACGTGGAGAGGTGAGTTTTGCTCACCTCTTTTCCCCTGTGCAGAGATGTGGCGGTCAAAGACCACGTTGACTGTTTGTCTCAGCTCCCAGGACGTGGCTTTGCACTCCCAGTCATGACAAATGGGTCTGATGTGGACAGCCTGGGAGTGGAAACTGCTGTGGAAGAGTTTCTCTGACTTCAACAGAACTGCAAGGCCGGCCTGAGAGcacgccaccaccaccacaaaaagggaaaaaaagagtagTTATAAGCATGTACAGATACTTAAAACAACATCACGACACATATTCTGTCTTGTAAGAGGTGTTTGAATAGAGACGAGTTGTCACTCACTGTGGATCCACAAGGCAACAGTTTCTTCCAGGGTGTTAAATTCTCAGTGCAAACTATTTCTCGGGGAAGGGTGGCGTAACGAAGAAAGCGGTGGTCCGTCGCTTCAAGTTcaacacaaataaaagaatTACCATTCACGCATGACATGCTGGACAGTTTTTACAATGAGACATTAAAAGAATGTCCTAAAAAGACTAGAAATGTGAAAGGACACATACCATTCCCTACACCCAAAGGTTTGAACGAGGCACTGGGCTGAACGGTGTTGGTGGAGTCAATAAAGTTGAGTGAAGCGCAGAATATCCCCGACAAAACATTGGTCAGCTTCTTCCAAGTCCCATCCACGCTGAAAAGGGGTGAAAGGTTAATCTTTTATGACACATACTGTCCATTATAATAATCCTGCCAGCGACCTCTGTGTAGCCACCAGACACGCGTACTCACTCCGTCACAGAGTCCTGGAACCACACCCAGAGCTCAGTTCCAGGAGGGGCCGGCTGGTAAGGCTGCCCCCACTGCATGGTCCTCCAGTAGCCCTGCGTGAAGGAGATGTGCAGCTCTCGGACTGAGAACTTAGAGATGACCTGGCCCAGAGACTTGGGGAAAAGGCGGTAATGGGACACTGAAAACAACATAACATGGGTTTGAGttacaggaaagaaaacaggtAACTAGTTATAGATTTGTTAATCTCACAAGGGAGGTCTGTAAATGACACATACAGAGAGAATTAGCAGCACAACTTTTCTCCTGTATatcaaaaaacatttatttcattcacAATGGTGAAAATAATACATGCAAAAGCACACATATTCTCCTACATATCTGTATATCATAATCCACCAAATTTGAGAAATTCATATACAGACATACACCACCACCATACAGTGGAAAAAATACTTTAAATAGGTTACAGAGGCAAAAACTTTGCACATTAAGGCATAATGTTATAAAATCAGATGTAACCTGTAATAAACGCTAGCAGTTAGCTTACCTTTATTTTCTCTGAAATTAGTCTTCCACAGGGTCCGGAACTGGAAGCTGGCATAAATATCCCCAGAATGTAGCGGTCTAATGACCAATTCCTCCCGAAAATCATGCTTTGGTTCTGATACCGATggagaaaagacattttcatgGCTTAAACTATCCGGCGTCTCGGTCGCAGCATCACCCAGATCCATGTTCCCGACCTCGGTCTCTTCCCACCGCCCCTCCGCCGCCGGCTGTTCGGCCTTTTTCTCGGCTGTTTCTGTTTGTGGATCAACGGACGCAGAGACATACTGTCCGGCGGGTGCAGTCGTTTCTTGGCTGTGTGCAACATTAATCAATGACAGACTAAAAATACTCAGCAGCACAACCGAGCACCTGCGCCTGTGAGCTGCCATTTTTCTCTTCCGGTGCTGGTTTACTTCCGCGTTACTACGTCACGCATGAAGGCAGCCAATGAGGTGCTTCCCTATGGACGCCTGTAGCGTTGATATGAAGCTCTTCTCCAAGACaaataaatattcatatttcGCAAGTCAATTGAAATATGCAAGCATACGCCTTTTAAATTGAGCAACTAACACTCGTAAAACGCTTCCAATCGAAACATTCAAAATGTAAGTGCAGCCTATATCAGACGTGTCTGTTGCACAATACGCTGTCGATTAACTCTCTCTAGGCGTCTGAGTAAAACGCCTCTGGAATTAATTGCAAAAGTGCAAATAGCCTCTCTTGTACCATATAATcaattttcatatttaaaaatagCCTGTTTACTAATGTCATCGTATATGCGGGAATTCAATTAACGGCCACGTTTGAATTAATTCAGCATTTATTCCGCCTGATTAATCCCATCAGCATTTCTCGTGGTTGCAGCCCTCAACAACAGATCCAAACGCGGGTGTGTGACCTACAAAAGGACGTGTTCGTGCAGGGGAAACCTACAGTACATATATTTATTGTGCACCATGCTAGTTGCTGTGTTGCACATTCGTGTGGTTGGACAGGGACGGGCACCATCGGGGGCATATCACCCCTCccacattcactcacacacacacacgcacgcacgcacacacgctgaaTTTCTGCTCAGCCATGGTTCCCTGGTAGATGCTCAAAGCGGCTGTTGTCGGAGCGAATTAGATCCGCGCTCGCTCGCTGCTTCTTTCCCTCCTGACCTTGCCTGCCTCCGCTCGGGTTTTCAATATTTTATTCAGAATTCCTGCGCTGTCTCCACATGGCTTCATCTGACGGACTAGACGGCTGTCTGCAGCGAGGCAGATCTCAAAGTGACCCGAACATACTCACCGAACCGGGCATCGATTTGGCTCACGGCACAGGTAAGACGGACGGCGTCATTATCTGCATTTCTATAGGTCTTATTTATTGAGATCTTTCCACTTTGCCGGTTTTATTGAGATGCAGCTGCTTGTTGCCCTTTGTGGTATCACCAAAGAGACAATTAGCGCGGATGCTTCCAGCCCTTAGAATAAAACGCGGACTGAAACACTGAATCACGGTGCTGCAAATTGAAAATTAATGTGCCATATCAGTGAGTAAATGGCTGCACGCCTCTCTGGATCTGTGGATTATACACAGTGGATGCGCGGCCGGGGCCGTACTACATTTAACGTGCAACAATTACAGCAGAGTGTCCGGACCTCTCGCGTCTATTTATCCCCAGTAAATCCGCATGCATGTGTGGTCCGCGCTGCCAGCCGGAGTGCAGCCCTGTTCGGTGCCACATGTGAGTCACCATCTCGGGAAGCGTTGTCCATCCTTTTCCATCCTTGCTCGGTGTGTGTGACCCTGCCATATTGATGGCGCTGtcaaccccacccccctctcttccccacACTGAGCGCTTCACTGTCTCACTGTTGTGATCCCTGACGTTCACATCTGTGGAGACACCCTCCAGTCCTGCGCAGGTATGGCTGGGAGAGCTTCCCAACATGGAGCCCCGGCTTCTCTCCGTGGCCTGCTAGACCTGCTCTCTGTTTATAATGAATTGATCTCTCATTAATAAGGGACCATCAGGGAGTCGTCTACATCAGATGAactcctgcagaaaaaaaacagcaacacacactccaTGTGCATCTTGTGTTTGCAGCAGATTGTGAATCTGTCTTATCAAAATTCCACAGAGAAATTTCCAAAAAATGTGCATGCactagggattttttttttatgtaagtGAGTCTATTTATGGTGGCGTGTGGGCTTAGGAGGAACTGCTGGTCACTCCCACGCATGGTGGCTTTTTACGCAAACCAAGAATGCTGGGCTAAATGATTCATAAAAAACAGCAGGAGCCATTCACCTTTCGGCTCCTCGCGGCTCTTTTTCTTTCACCCCCGCATCCTTGCGATGGCACCTGTCTGCACTCATCGACTGGCCGCGGAAGGTCGTTTGCTGGATCTGACCCCCCCGTGTTGGCGATTGCTCACACACCTGAATAAACAGCTCAGCGCTGGAGTGATGAGAGACGGAACTATTGGGCAACACGGGAGCGCGACTGCGTCATGGTGTCAGAGGTGTGGCGTGAAACGTGCCTGCTGACCCAAAGTACCCAAAAGAGTGCCCCAGGGGATCATGGCTGGTGTCTGGCACGCCGATCTCGGGAAAAGGATTACAGCGAATTGCCCCCTCCCTCATGGCAGCTGCAGGGGCTGAGGCAGTGCTCATCCACTCAGCACTGAGGCAAAGAGTCAACAGTGATGCATCCCAGAGAACCAGGGCCTCCaaaaagctgcaggagcctccgtGAAGGCAACGCCGGCGCAGGACTCGAACCTGCTGTCGCAACAAGTCAGACACGTCTTGTGGATTTCTGTGCAAGCCTATGATTCCAGTTCCAAACAGAGACATCAGCGCGTGAGTCTGAGGGATGCTGCCGTCGTCTGGTAATGGATGCAGCCGTATAAATAGGAAAGACACGAGGACCCTGCTAATAAAATGTCATCTTCCCTCACACCTCCCCAGCTAATGGTGTGGAGCGGACACCTTGGCCTTCTGTGGGCTTTTAGGGCTAACAGATTCCTGTAACACGATGTAGAAGTCTGCTCAAGAAGTGCAGGACTCAGTGGCAGTTAACGCTttcaccgaccccccccccttcccccgctcGACAGCGTCCACATGTTTCAGTCTGCTCGGAgggctcccccctcctcctcaatGCTACAGAGATAATACCCTCAGATCTGACATAGAAACCATCTCCGAGGACTGCAGGTGTAagcagagcccccccaccccccaattcACAGAGACACATCATCCCATGTGAAGCTCGGCCATGACTCACTCCAGACCACAGCGACGCCTCATACGTAAAACCTCCTTTATGTTGAAGACTTGATGAGTAAATATGTGGATTTGTGACTCAGCCTTTGGTAACAGCCTAATCTCTTATTGAGGCATTTGTATAACACAAATTAATAAGTCGATGTGGAAGAGAAGGATCTGTTTGCAttgtggatttatttttaacattaggCTTTCGTTTCTCCGGAGGGAGAACTTGTTGCTCTTTAAGCTGTGGATAAAGAGGCCGTGAATGAGAAGCATGAATTGTCTTTCAGTCCCACAAAGATGTGAGAATAAGACAAAGAAGAGTTTTATGATACCAACTGTTTATGTGACAGAAATACGGAGCATTCAAATTTAATATAATGATGCAAAATACGTGCCGACAACCCTCATTGACTCCTTTTAAAGACTGACAAAAGAATCTACGGTGGCCCGCGGGGGACAGGCTTGGGTTTCCCTGACTGTCGCACAATCGTGATCTATTTTGGACCTGATGTTTAAGAAAGGAACTGTGACTTTAAGGCACCTGC
This genomic window from Takifugu rubripes chromosome 3, fTakRub1.2, whole genome shotgun sequence contains:
- the pigt gene encoding GPI transamidase component PIG-T, producing MAAHRRRCSVVLLSIFSLSLINVAHSQETTAPAGQYVSASVDPQTETAEKKAEQPAAEGRWEETEVGNMDLGDAATETPDSLSHENVFSPSVSEPKHDFREELVIRPLHSGDIYASFQFRTLWKTNFRENKVSHYRLFPKSLGQVISKFSVRELHISFTQGYWRTMQWGQPYQPAPPGTELWVWFQDSVTDVDGTWKKLTNVLSGIFCASLNFIDSTNTVQPSASFKPLGVGNATDHRFLRYATLPREIVCTENLTPWKKLLPCGSTAGLAVLLKSEKLFHSSFHSQAVHIRPICHDWECKATSWELRQTVNVVFDRHISAQGKREWSLFKMFSRTLTEACPLASSSKIYVDITDSPQGEQLELSPPTSLLSQAVALGDRRTFSVYDLKQQSTFGMTHSLNLLIRWKSNEGDMLRPLLHAERYVAGYGLHMGEIHTLMYNNHPYRSFPVLLLESVPWYLRLYIHTLTVTSKGKDNKPSYIHYQPSKDRVRPHLLEMLIQLPPISVTEVTVQFERALLKWTEYTPDPNHGFYVGSSVISSLVPSIVAMDTNMTQERPLFSSFFPNKEESTYFTRVYTEPLLVNLPTPDFSMPYNVICLTCTVVAVGYGSLYNLLTRSFQVEEPSPGLAKRIANVIRKMRGVPPL